The DNA sequence CGTCGGCCAGCGGCAGCAGATAGCCGTCCGCGATCACCGTCCCCTCGGGCGGCCTCCCGCCCAACTCCCGTCCATCGGGCTCGAACAGGTACGCGTACGCCCCCCGCCCCCGGAACTCCCGGGTGAAGTACCCGCTGCCGCCGCCGACGTCCACGACGACCCGCCCGGCCACGGACCCGCCGTACGCCTCGACCTGGTCGACGGCGTCCCGGGCGAGCAGGGCGTAACAGGCGTCGGGGTCCTCCTGCTCCCGCAGGAAGGCACGGAAGAGGGCGAGCGACCGCCGCAGCGACGGGTCCCTGAGACGGGCGGGCGGCACACCGCCCTCGCGGGGGCGCGGGGCCGTGCTCGCGTGCGGCCGGTTCCGGCGCACCCGCGCCCGCGCCCGTGCGACGACCCCGCCGCCCCGGCGCGCCGGCGTCACCGGACGGCCTCGCGGGCCACGGCCCGGAACTCCCGTACCGTCCGGTCCCACCGGAACCGCGCCGCGTGCTCCCGCGCGGCCCGGCCCATCGACTCCCGCCGCCCGGCGGAGAGCGCCAGCGCGCACCAGGCGGCCGCGAACGACGACTCCCCCCGGGCCAGCACCCCCGTCTCGCCGTCCCGCACGGAGTCCCGCAGCCCGGGCACGTCGAAGGCGACCGCCGGGGTGCCGCGCGCGGCGGCCTCGGTGACCACCAGGCCCCAGCCCTCCACCGCCGAGGGGTGCAGCAGCAGCCAGGCCCCGCACAGCAGCCGGTGCTTCTCCGCCTCGGAGACATGCCCGGCGAACTCGACGCCCGGACCGGCCAGCCGCTCCAGCCGCGCGCGTTCCGGCCCGTCGCCGACGATCACCAGCCGGCCGCCGGTGACCGGCCGCACCCGCTCCCACAGGCGCAGCAGCAGATCGATCCGCTTGTACTCCACGAGCCGGCCCACCGCCACGAACAGCGGCCGCGGGGACCGCTCGGCGCGCGGCCCGGGATCCGCCACACCGTTGTGCACGATCCGGATCCGCTCCCGCGGTACGCCGATGCCCTGCAGCGCGTGCGCCGTCGACGGGGACACGGCGACGACCGGCCCGCGCTGCCGCGCACCGGTGAGCGCCCAGTGCTCCAGTCTTCGCCCGACCCGCGCGGCCGGGGCCAGCGGACCGCCGAAGCGCATCCCCCACAGGTCGGTGTGCACGTGGTTGACCAGGCACAGCGTGGGTCCGTGGTGCCACAGCGGCGCCAGGTAGGGCACGCCGTTGCACACCTCGACCAGCAGGTCGCAGTCCCCGACCTGGCGGGCGAAGGCGGACCGGGCGCGCAGGTAGTGGCCGTACGCCCCGCCCGCCGACACCACCCGGTAGTCACGGAAGGCCGCGGGGCCTCCGCACAGCAGGGTGACCTGGTGGCCCAGGCGGGTCAGGCCGTCGGCGAGCCGGTCCACGAGCAGTTCGGAACCGCCGGCCGACGGGTTGCCCAGGTCGCGGTGGGCGAGGAAGACGATCCGGCGCGGATGCGGGGGGAGCGCCGGAGGGGACTGCGGCGCGCCGGGGGGCGCGCTGCGCAGGGAGGACGGCACGTGCTGGGGCATCGGTGCTCCAACTCGTTCTCGGGGTGCGGAACTCGGTGTGGGGACAGCCGGGAGCCAGGGGGGTGGGGAGGGGAGTCCGGCTGTGGCGACTCCGGGAGGTTCCTGAGGGGAGGGTGTGGACGGGCTGTGGGGGTGGGGATTGGACAGTTTTCGCCCAGCCGTTCGCCACGGCTACTCACGGACGTGACAATTTCCGGCTTTGTTGGAGCTGACGTCACGTCATTTCGTGAGGGCCGGCCGGGGCGTACCGGACGTATCGGTGCCTTCCGGCGTCTTCCGCCCACGGGCTACCAGAACCCCGCCGATCACCGCGAGCAGTGCCCCCGCCGCGCCCGCCCCGGCCGGCAGCGTCTCGCCCACCAGCCGCAGCCGGGTGCTGTCGGCCTTCGCCTGCCGCACGGCCTCGCGCTGCGTCTCCGTCGTGAAGGCGATCCTCTCGGCGTCCAGCAGCACCGCCGCGTCCTTCGTCCCGCCCGGCGCCCGCAGGGTCTGCCGGGGGCCGGTCCGCGCGTACACCACCCGGCCGGTGCGCTGGTCCACGACCAGCTCCACGCCGTGGTTGGCGTACCACTCCTCGGCCAGCACCTGCGGCCGGTCCGGCCGGCCCACGAGACTGCCCGGCACCAGCCGGGTGCCGTTCTTCGTCGGCGGCACCGACCCGGTGAACCGGTAGCCGGTGTGGCCCTGCACCTTCGCCGTGCCCCGGTAGCGCAGCACCACCGTGTCGCCGAGGGTGTTGTCCCACCACTGGTAGGAGCGTTTGCGCACGTCGAACGGGAACTTCAGATAGGCCTCGCCCTCGATGCGCCGCGTCTCCTCGCAGCAGTGCACCGGCTCGGTCGTCCTGCGGTCCAGCACCCAGCGGTGCGGGGTGAAGGCCAGCGCGTCGTGCGGGTCGGCGGCCGGCAGCGACGCGTCCGTGTCGACGGACGTCGTCACGTCCCAGACCGCGTTGCCGCTGCGCTCGCTGTCCTCGACGTCGCCGCGCACCCGCTGGGTGATGGTGATGTTCCGGTCGGGCACGGTCTCCACCCGTTCGAGGTCGAAGACGCTGCCCCGGCCGGTGTAGACGGCGGTGGTGTCGATGTCGATCGGGTTCACCGCGGCCCGCGGGTGCACGTACCAGGCGAGCAGCGGTGCCAGTACCAGCAGGAACGTGCCGAGACCCAGCAGGACCAGGGAGAAGGGGGAAGCTGTACGGCGCATCCGGGCACTCCAGAGGGACGGGACGGCGCGGGCCCGGACGGCCGGCGCCGTGAGCGAAGGTGCGCGTGCGGGAGTTCCCCACCCCCTGAGGCCGGGAACGGTAGGCGCCTCTTGACGGGGTGTCAATGTCGTGTCGACACTGTGGACACGCCCTGTGGGGTGGTCGGTCGGTACGCGGGGGTGGGGAACCTCCCGACAGAGAGGCTGACCCTGCGATGTCCAGACTGCTCGCCGCCGCCCTGACGGTCGCGCTCGCCGCGGCCCTCGCCGTGGGCGCCGCCCTCGGTGTCGTGGCCCTGCTCGAAGCCCGGCCCGACCAGCCCGGCACCCCGCTGATCACCTACGAGCGGGCCGGCCGGGGGAGTTGACCCGTGACGGCGTCCCGCACCCTCACGGCCCGCTCCGCCTGGCACGACGTACCGCGCCCCCAGGTGCGCCGGTTCGCCGAGATCGCCCTCGCCGAGGCGCCCGCGCTCGCCGAGGAGATCATGAGCGAGATCCAGCGCGAGTACCCGCACCTGCCCCTCGTCCTGGACGACTCCGGCGAGCCCATGGCCCTGGTCGGCATCCGGCGCGCCATCGAGGCCTTCGTCCGGCACCTGGAGCTCGCGGACCACTCGGCGGGCCGACCGACCGTCCCGCCGGACGTCTTCCAGGAGTTCGGGCGCGGCGAGGGCCTGCACGGCCGGTCGCTGGACTCGCTCCAGGCGATCTACCGCATGGGCGTCCGCCTCGCCTGGCGCTGCTTCGCCGACATCGGCCAGCGCGTCGACATCCCGCCCCCCGCCATGTACGAACTGGTCGACGCCGGCTACGAGTACCTGGACGGCCTGGTCGACCAGTCGGTGCGCGGCTACGCCGAGGCCGCCGCCCGCCAGGCCGGCGAACGGCTGCGGCTTCAGCGCCGGCTGATGGAACTGCTGCTCACCGAGCACCACCGGGGCGACCCGGCCGACGCCCTCGCCGAGCGGGCCGCCCGGATCGGCTGGCCGCTGCCGGAGCGGGTCGCGGTGGGCGTGCTGCTGCGCCCGGCGCGGGAGGCGGTGGCGCCCGCGGTGGGGCAGGAGGTGCTGCTCGACATGGAGTACGAGCAGCCCCGCATGGTGGTGCCCGAACCGGACGCGGCGGGCCGCCCCGAACTGCTGCACCGCGCGCTCACCGGCTGGTCCGGGGCGATCGGACCGCCGGTGCCGCTCGCCGACGCGGCGAAGTCGCTGCGCTGGGCGGAGGCGGCGGTCCGGCTGACGCAGCGGGACCTGCTGCCGGCCGGTGAGGTGCTGCACTGCACCGAGCACACCGAGGCGCTGGTGCTGCTCCAGCCCGAGGAGCTGATCGACGACCTCGCGCTGCGCTGCCTCGCCCCGCTGACCCACTGCGGTCCGGCGCACGGCCGGCGGCTCGCGGAGACGTTACTGGCCTGGCTGGAGACCCGGGGCGGGGCGCCGGAGGTCGCGGCCCGGCTGGGCGTCCACCCGCAGACCGTCCGCTACCGTCTGCGCCAGATCCGCGAGCTGTGGGGCGACGGGATCGACGACCCGGACCGCCGCTTCGCACTGGAACTGGTCCTCAGGGCCCAGCGGCTCCGCGGCGAACTGGGGGACCCCCGCTCCCGGCGGTGAGCCCGGCCGCGGGCGGGGCGGCCGGGTCCGTGCCCGGTCGCGGTCCGCGCGGGTCGAGCGTGCCCCGGGGCATCCGGGCCATTGCCCGGTACGGCCCGTATGGCTAGCCTGTGTGTTCGCCATTCCGATCGCCTGTTGAAATCTCGAACGACCGCAGGCGCCTGAGACACATAGGGAGGGGGCCGGTCGTGGGACGCCTCGTACCAGCCGTGACCCGGGCTCTCGACATTCTCGAGCTCTTCCTCGACGGGGACGGCACGCTCTCCGCCCCCGACATCGTGCGCAGGCTCCAGCTGCCGCGCACCACCGTCCACGAGCTGGTGACCACGCTCGCCGCCCGGAAGTACATCGTCCCCGTGGCCGGCCAGCCCGGACGCTACCGGCTCGGCGTGCGCCCGTACCAGCTCGGCGCCCGCTACGCCGAGTACCTCGACCTCGCCGCCGAGGGCCAGCAGGTCGCCCGGTCCGTCGCCGAGACCTGCGACGAGACGGTGCACGTGGCGATCCTGGAGGACACCGACGTCATCTACATCGCCAAGGTCGACTCCACCCACGCGGTGCGCATGGTGTCGGCGGCCGGCCGCCGGCTGCCCGCCCACTGCACCTCCGTCGGCAAGATGCTGCTGGCCTCCCTCCCCGAGCCGGAGCTCACCGCGCGCATCCCCGACGACGCGGAGCTGGTCGCGATGACCCCCAACAGCATCACCGACCCGGCCGCCCTGCGCGAGACCCTGACGGAGATCCGTGCCCGGGGCGTCGCCGTGGAGAGCCGCGAGTCCAACCCGGACGTCAGCTGTGTCGCCGCGCCGGTCCGCGACCGCACGGGACAGGTGGTCGCCGCGCTCTCCATCTCCGTACCGATGATCCGCTGGAGCGAGGAGCGCCTCGGCGAGCTGGAGGAGCTCGCCGTGAAGGGCGCCGCCGACCTGTCCGAGCGCCTGGGCCACCGGAGCATGGCATGACCCACACCTTCGACGTGGCCGTCCGCGCGGAAGCCGCCCTCGGAGAGGGCCCTACCTGGGACCCGGCCACCGGCCGCCTGCTGTGGATCGACATCCTCGGCTCCCGCGTCCACACCTACGACCCGGCCACCGGCCGGCGCACCCTGCGCCGCACCGGCCAGCACGTGGGCGCGGTCAAGCCCCGCGCGGGCGGCGGCCTCGTCCTCAACCTGCGGGACGGCATCGGCCTGCTCGACCCCGACGACACCTTCCGCTGGCTGCACCGCGACCCCGTCCCCGGCCGCCGCGCCAACGACGCGGCCGTCGCCCGCGACGGCTCCCTGTGGGCGGGCACCATGCGCTACGACGAGGCCCCCGGCGGCGGCACCCTCTCCCGCGTCACCGGCGACGGCTCGGTCCAGGTCCTCCTCGACGACGTGACGGTGAGCAACGGCACCGGCTGGAGCCCCGACGGCCGGCTGATGTACTACATCGACTCACCGACCCGCCGCGTCGACGTCTTCGACGTCGGCGCGGCGGACGGCCGGATCACCGGCCGCCGCTCCTGGGTCACGATCGAGGACGGCGCCGGCTTCCCCGACGGCCTCACGGTCGACGCCGAGGGCGGTGTCTGGGTGGCCCTGTGGGACGGCGGCGCGGTCCGCCGGTACACCCCCGACGGCGACCTGGACCGGGTGATCGAGCTGCCCGTCCCCCGCGTCACGGCCTGCGCCTTCGGCGGCCCGGACCTGACCGACCTGTACGTCACCACGGCCCGCGTCGGCCTGACGGCACCCCACCCCCTCGCGGGCTCACTGCTGGTGGTGCCCGGGGCCGGCAAGGGCGTCGCCCAGCCCGCCTTCGCGGGCTGACCCGCCCCCGCCCCCGTCACACCCCCGTCCGGTCCAGGCCCCGCAGGACGGCACGTTCCCCCGGGGTCAGCGGGGGCTCGGTGGACGGGGGCAGGGGGGAACCGGCGAGGGCCGCCAGGACGGCGCCGGGGTGGAACATGCGGGTCGGGGGCGTGCGCAGGCTGGTGACGTCCCAGATCGCCGCGGCCGCCGCGTACGAACCGGTGGCCGCCTTCATCATGCGGCGCGTGTAGGCCGTCAGGACGCGGTCGCCCGGCGTCGGGCGGCCGCCGCGCACCCCCGGGTAGAGGACGTCCTGGCTGACCGCCATGGACCACGCCCCGTCCGCCGAGCGCGCCGCGCCCCGCAGCACCCGCCGGGCGAGACCGGGCGCCCCGAGGGAGCCGGCCCGGTCCAGCTCCCGGCCGAGGACCCGCGCCCCGAACGCGGCCACCGACATGCCGTGCCCGTACGCCGGGTTGAACGTGGCCAGCGCGTCCCCGAGCACCACGAACCCCTCCGGCCAGCGCGGCAGCTTCTCCAGGTAGCGCCGCACATTGCTGGTCGACCGGCTCAGATGCACATCGGTGAGCGGCTCCGCGCCGGAGATCAGCCGCCCCACGATCGGGTCCGGCAGGGCGAGCGTGTACCGCAGGAAGCCCTCCGGGTCGGCCGGCGGCTCACCACCGCGCGAGCCCCCGCAGCTCACCAGCCAGCGGCCCCCCTCGATCGGCATGACCATCGCGCTCCGGGCCGGCCGGGACACATACGGATTGGCCTGCACGATCGTCAGCGGGAACCGTTCCGCGCCCTCCGGCACCCGGTACACCCGCGACGCGTTGACCAGCCCGGAGTCCACCGCCCGCTCCCGCACACCGGACAGTCCGAGCCCGTCCAGCCAGCTGACGACCCGCGTACCGCGGCCGCTCGCGTCGACGACCAGGTCCGCCGCGAGGTCGGTGTCCCCGCCGGGCGCCGCGATCCGCACTCCCCGCACCCGCTCCGCGGACCCCGTCAGCCCCACCACCGCCGCCCTGCGGAAGCGCACCGGCGCCATGTCGCGCACCGCCGACCGCACCACCCAGTCCAGCAGCGCCCGGCTGCACGTCACCATGGACGGGCCCTCGCGCCGCCACCGCCGCAGCCAGCCCTCGGGCGTGCGGGCCAGCATGCCCGAGCTGAGCGACACCTCGTGAGCCCCGGCGGCGAGCAGCCGCCGGCGCAGCCCGACGCCCGGCAGCAGCTCCTCCATGGCGTTCAGGCCGCCGGTCATCAGCAGATGGGCGTGCCGCCCCTGCGGCAGCCCCTTGCGGTGCTCCGGCCCGTCGGGCAGCTCGTCCCGGTCCAGCACGATCACCTCGTCCACCCCCGCGGTGGACAGCACGGCCGCGGCCAGCATGCCGGCCAGACCGGCACCGACGACGACAGCTCTACGCGACATGGGGCTCCTCGGGTTCGGCCAGGGACGGCGGGACCGCACCGCCGGGGGCGGCGGGCGGCGGGACAAGGGCCTGGGCCAGCTCCACCAGCCCGCCGGTGCCGGAGACCTCGGTGGCGTGCAGCCGGTAGGCGCCGGTGGGCTCGGGCGGTTCCTCGCGGGCGGCGGCCCGCCGCGCCGCGTCGGCGAGCATGGCCGCCTCCGCCGCGAGCCGCGCCTGGTGGGCGGAGCGGCCCTCGCGCAGGGCGGTGTCCCGCACCCGCTCACGGAGCCGGTGGTCGAAGTAGGGCGCCAGCGCGAGCAGCGCGTCGTGGATGGACACCTCACGCCACTGCAACCGGGCCTGCGGCAGCTGCCACCAGCCGGTCGGCGGCTTGGGCGCGGTGGACACCGACCGCACCAGCGACCACAGCGGGGCCAGCCGCCGGTAGTCGCCCAGTCCCCGCCACTGGGCGCGGGCGGAGGGCAGCAGCCTCGGCAGCACGAACCCGGCCGAACACAGCAGCGCGGCCAGCGACGCCATCGGCGGGGCGAGCGTGGTGGACAGGAAGTCGAGGTCGTGGCCCGTCCAGCGGGCCACGATCGCCGTGTACTTGGCGAGCTGGAACCCCACCACGTCCAGCAGCGCCCCCAGCAGGATCAGCCGCAGCCCGGTCCGCAGCAGCCCGCCGACCTCGCGCCCCCACTTGACGCAGACGGCGCACATCACCAGCATCGCCGCGCTGTGCCCGACCAGGTACAGCAGGATCATCTCCCGCATGAACGGGGTGGTGGCGTAGTAGGTGTCGAGGTCGGTGAGCCGCTCGGTGTCCGCGTCGGCGAGGGAGAACAGCACGACGATGGCGACCACCAGCACGCCGTAGGCGGCCACGGCGCGCAGCACCAGGCGCCGCACCCGCGCCCGCGTACCGCCCCGCCAGTTGATCAGCAGCACCAGCACGGCGCAGCTGTACGCGGAGAGCATGCCGTACGTCAGCGGGGCCCCGAAGTTGGGGACGCCGGTCAGCTCGTTGACGGTGGCCAGGGTGGGCGGGGCGGCGCAGACGAAGACCAGCGCGCCGAGGACGATCGCCGCGCAGGTGGACAGGGTCAGCGGATTGCGCATGGCCCGGCGCGGACGGCGGAACAGCAGCACGGAGGTCATCCCGAACACGAAGGCCGCCAGGTACACGACGAGACTCATGTGGTTCCCGCCGTGGTCGTGGTGCCGCTCGGCACGGGGGTCGCCGCGGGGAGCGGGATCCCCCCGGTCAGCGCGTCGGCGACGCGGGCGAGGGCGGTCGGGTCCGGCACCCGGTCGAGGAGCCGGCCGGTGCCGGCGGGCGGCGGGACCTCCCGGCCCGGGTCCGCCTCGTGCCGTACCGCCGCGGTGATCACCGCGGCCCAGGCGGCGGCCTCGGCCCGTTCCGCGTCCCCCGTCGTGTCCAGCACACCGGCGCGGGTCCGGTCGTACACGTCCGGGTCGAAGTAGGCGTCCAGGTGGCTCAGCGCGTTGTGGATGCTGGTCTGCCGCCACATCAGCCGGGTGGTCGGGGAGGCCAGCCGGGGCCGGGGCAGCCGCAGCGTCCGGCGGGTGAGCAGGTCGTCCAGCGCGCGCTCCAGGGGTTCCAGCCGGGCGTACGTCCGCCGGGCCCGCCGCCACTCGGCCACCCGGGGCGTCGCCAGCGGCACCAGCACGCCGACGACCGTCAGCAGGGCGCCCAGACCGGCGGCGGCCGGGGAGACGGTGGTGCCGAGCCGCGACCAGTCCCGCCCGGACCAGCGGGCGCCCACCGCGACCAGCTTGGCCACGCTGTACCCGGCGCCGCACAGCGAACCGGTCCCGAGCAGGACCAGCCCCGCCCGCAGCCCGCCCCGCACCCGGCGCGCCCAGCGCAGCGCCGACACCGTGGTGACGGTGACCGCGGTGAGGTGCGCGAGCAGGTAGAGCACGATCATCTGGGCGATGAACGGGGTCGTCGCGTAGTAGGTGTCCAGGTCGGTGCGGCGTTCCACCGGGGCCTCACCGAGGCCGAAGGTCACCGCGATGCACACGACGACCACGGCGTAGGCGACCATCCAGCGGCGGGCGGTGCGGTGCACCCGGGGGCCGCCGCGCCAGTGCACGATGAGCACCTGCGAGGCGGCGCAGTAGCCGGTGATCGCCACGTAGGTGACCGGCGCCGCGAGGTTCGGCACCCCGCCGATCCGGTTGACCGCGCCGACGGTCGGCGGCGCCCCGAGGAAGAAGCACAGCCCGGCCAGCCCCAGCACCGCGCAGATCGCCCGCAGATAGGGGTCGTGCCGGTGCCGCAGCAGATCGGGCGCCTTCACCAGCAGTCCCAGCCACAGCACCCCGCAGCTGATGTAGTTGATCAGGCCGCTCATCTCTTCGTCCCGCGGTAGTTGAGCGCGGCCCCGATGCGTCCGGCGAGGTCCTGCGGGTCCTCGGCGGCGCCGCCCGCCGCGGCGAACACCGAGTCGGTGGAGGCGTCCAGCCAGGTGCGCAGCCTGCGGCCCATCAGCATGCCGAAGCGGTCGGCCTCCTGCTCCTCCGCGAGGCTGAAGTCGGTGCGCGCCGCGACCGGCCGAAGTCCCTCGCCCGTGCCGGACGGCCGGCGGCTCATGTGCCACACCTCGTGGCAGAAGATCACGATCTGGTGCCACACGGCGGCCCGCTCGTCCACCACCACGTCGTCGTGGCTCTCGCGCTCCAGCCACAGCCCGCTGGCGGTGTGCGGCGGGAAGGACGCCCGGTGGACGACGACCTCGCGTCCCCGCCACGCGCTGACGGACGCGACGAGCGCGTCGAAGAGGACCTCGGGGTCGGCCGGGACGGCCACCTGGATGGGGTCGATGAGGGCGTCAGCGAGACGACGCATCTCCTTCCTGGTACGCACCGCTGTCTCCCTGTTCCCCTGGGTGTGGCTCGGTCACCTGTGCAATATGCCAAGACGTGTGCCGTCCCGGCCAGTTCCTCGTCCGGGGCCGTCACTCGGTGACCGCCGTGGTGTCCTCGGGTGCCACGGCGCGGGCGCGGACCTCCCGGATCACGTCGGGGTGGCGCAGGGCGCGCGAGACGGCCCCGATCTCGCGGAGCAGCTCCGTGGTGTCGGGGCCGTGGCCGTGGCCGGTGTCGCGGGCGCCCGCGTCCTCGACCGCGTCGAGGATCACCACGGCCGCGGCGAGCGCCCTCGCCCGCTCCGGCCCGAAGCCCAGGCCGAGGGCGGCCGCGTACGACCTCTCCCGCAGCCGCTCGTCGGTGCGCCGGGCCAGCGGCAGCAGCACGTCACGGATGAAGGTCTCGCGGCGGGTCAGGCGCAGTTCGGCGCTGGCCCGCAGCACCGGCGGCACCCCGGAGCCGTGCACGGTCCGCATCAGCCGGTACAGCGGCCGCAGCCGGCGGTGGGCCAGCCGGATCCGCCAGCGCTCGTGCAGGTACTGACCGGCGTGCGGCAGGATGAAGCCGACCGCGATGGACACCGCCGACAGGCACGCCAGCGCCGGGGCCAGGTGGAGGCTGAGCCAGTCCAGGTCGTGGCCGGTCCAACGCGCCCCCACCGCCGTGAGTTTGGCGGCGTCGAAGGCCAGGTTGAGCGCGTAGCCGACGCCCAGGAACTTCAGTCCCCAGCGCAGCCAGGCGTCGAGTCCGTCGGTGCGGATCCAGTTGCGGATCAGCTTCGCGGTGACGAGGGAGGCGGTGGTGTGCGCGAGGAGGTACAGCAGGATCTCCTCGCGCATGAACGGCGTGCGCGCGTAGTAGGTGTCCAGGTCCCGGGTCCGCTCGACGGGCACGTCCGCGAGGGCGAACAGCACCCACAGGGCGGCGATCACGCCCCCGTAGACGGAGACGACCCAGCGGGTGGCCCGGCGGGTGGAGGCGGAGTGCTCGGGCAGGCCGTCGCGCCAGGCGATGATCAGCACCAGGCAGGAGCCGCAGAACGCGGTCAGCAGTGAGTACACCCAGGGCGCCGAGATGTTCGGCACGCCGGTGACCCGGTTGACCCAGACGATCGTCGAGGGTGCGACGAACACGAACACGGCGCAGGCGAGCAGCAGCAGTCCGCCGACCGCGCGCAGCAGGGGATCCGTCCAGAGCCGGATGATGGTCGGCAGCTTGATGGCCAGGGCGGCGGCCAGCACGCCGGCCGGGATCCACCAGAAGGACGTGTAGAACTCGCTGAGGAACGAGGCCGGACCCATGGCCGCGTCCGCGAACCCCATCGCGTCCCCTCGCTCTCACTCGCCGCCGTTCGAGCCTACGCGGCGACCCATGCCCGCGTCTTGCGATCCGGTGACCGTTGCCCCGCCGCGGATGACCGTACGGCGCCCGTCCGTGCGCGAAAGGGTGCGGGAGAAGTCCTGCCCCGAGTTGTGTCCGAAGCATTGACGCGCCGACGCTTCACACCTACGGTCCCGTTCGAAGTTACGAGCGCTATTCGATATGTCGAACATGGCAATCTCTTCAAGCAGATGGGGCAGGGCATGGGACGACCTGGCCTGGATCGCAGGCAACTCCTCACCGGACTGGGCGGGTTGACGATCGCCGGAAGCTTCGGCTTCGCGGCGCTCGGAACCGGAGCCGACGCGCTCGCCTCCGGAGCGGACACCCGGGTGCGCTACTGGAACCTCTTCAGCGGCGGCGACGGCTACAACATGATCGGGATGCTGGACTCCTTCCGCGCGGAGAACCCCGGCATCGACGTGAAGGACTCCACCCTCCAGTGGGGCAACCCCTACTACACCAAGCTCGCGATGGCCGCCGCGGGCAACCGCGCGCCGGACCTCGCCGTCATGCACCTCGGCCGGGTCCCCGGATTCTCCCCGGGCCGCCTCCTCGACCCCTGGGACGTGGACCTGCTCGCCCGGTACGGGGTGCGTGAGGAGGACTTCAACCCCGACCTGTGGAAGCGCGCCGTCGTCGACGGCAAGCTCTACGCCCTCCCCCTCGACATCCACGTACAGCTCTGCTTCTACCGCCGGGACGTACTGAGGAAGGCGGGCCTGCTCGACGGCGACGGCCGGATGGTGCCGGTGACGTCGGCCGAGGAGTGGTTCGACGTGCTGAAGCAGGCGAAGAAGGCCACCCGCGGCGGACTGCAGACCCTCGGCCTGCACGTCAACGACCTCAACATCCAGTGGTGGATGTTCGTCGCCTTCTACACCCAGCTCGGCGGCACCTGGTTCGACGCCGCCAACACCGAGGTCACCTTCGACACCGGCAAGGCCACCGAGGTCCTGGAGTTCCTGCGCCGGCACATCACCGACGGCTACACCGTCCCCGGGGCCGCCGACGCCGAACAGTTCGTCAACGGCGCCCCGTTCACCCTGGAGGGCAACTGGTCGGTGCCGGTCTTCGACACCGCGAAGCTCGACTACGGCGCGGTCCCGCTGCCGCCCGTCTTCGGCCGCCCGGCCACCCACGCCGAGTCCCACGCCTTCGTGCTGCCGCACCAGTCCGGCCGCGGCGGCACCGGCAACGACGCCGCCCACCGGCTCGCCGCCTACGTCGTGCAGC is a window from the Streptomyces capillispiralis genome containing:
- a CDS encoding PucR family transcriptional regulator — translated: MTASRTLTARSAWHDVPRPQVRRFAEIALAEAPALAEEIMSEIQREYPHLPLVLDDSGEPMALVGIRRAIEAFVRHLELADHSAGRPTVPPDVFQEFGRGEGLHGRSLDSLQAIYRMGVRLAWRCFADIGQRVDIPPPAMYELVDAGYEYLDGLVDQSVRGYAEAAARQAGERLRLQRRLMELLLTEHHRGDPADALAERAARIGWPLPERVAVGVLLRPAREAVAPAVGQEVLLDMEYEQPRMVVPEPDAAGRPELLHRALTGWSGAIGPPVPLADAAKSLRWAEAAVRLTQRDLLPAGEVLHCTEHTEALVLLQPEELIDDLALRCLAPLTHCGPAHGRRLAETLLAWLETRGGAPEVAARLGVHPQTVRYRLRQIRELWGDGIDDPDRRFALELVLRAQRLRGELGDPRSRR
- a CDS encoding glycosyltransferase family 4 protein; translated protein: MPQHVPSSLRSAPPGAPQSPPALPPHPRRIVFLAHRDLGNPSAGGSELLVDRLADGLTRLGHQVTLLCGGPAAFRDYRVVSAGGAYGHYLRARSAFARQVGDCDLLVEVCNGVPYLAPLWHHGPTLCLVNHVHTDLWGMRFGGPLAPAARVGRRLEHWALTGARQRGPVVAVSPSTAHALQGIGVPRERIRIVHNGVADPGPRAERSPRPLFVAVGRLVEYKRIDLLLRLWERVRPVTGGRLVIVGDGPERARLERLAGPGVEFAGHVSEAEKHRLLCGAWLLLHPSAVEGWGLVVTEAAARGTPAVAFDVPGLRDSVRDGETGVLARGESSFAAAWCALALSAGRRESMGRAAREHAARFRWDRTVREFRAVAREAVR
- a CDS encoding SMP-30/gluconolactonase/LRE family protein: MTHTFDVAVRAEAALGEGPTWDPATGRLLWIDILGSRVHTYDPATGRRTLRRTGQHVGAVKPRAGGGLVLNLRDGIGLLDPDDTFRWLHRDPVPGRRANDAAVARDGSLWAGTMRYDEAPGGGTLSRVTGDGSVQVLLDDVTVSNGTGWSPDGRLMYYIDSPTRRVDVFDVGAADGRITGRRSWVTIEDGAGFPDGLTVDAEGGVWVALWDGGAVRRYTPDGDLDRVIELPVPRVTACAFGGPDLTDLYVTTARVGLTAPHPLAGSLLVVPGAGKGVAQPAFAG
- a CDS encoding DUF3068 domain-containing protein, which encodes MRRTASPFSLVLLGLGTFLLVLAPLLAWYVHPRAAVNPIDIDTTAVYTGRGSVFDLERVETVPDRNITITQRVRGDVEDSERSGNAVWDVTTSVDTDASLPAADPHDALAFTPHRWVLDRRTTEPVHCCEETRRIEGEAYLKFPFDVRKRSYQWWDNTLGDTVVLRYRGTAKVQGHTGYRFTGSVPPTKNGTRLVPGSLVGRPDRPQVLAEEWYANHGVELVVDQRTGRVVYARTGPRQTLRAPGGTKDAAVLLDAERIAFTTETQREAVRQAKADSTRLRLVGETLPAGAGAAGALLAVIGGVLVARGRKTPEGTDTSGTPRPALTK
- a CDS encoding MAB_1171c family putative transporter — encoded protein: MSLVVYLAAFVFGMTSVLLFRRPRRAMRNPLTLSTCAAIVLGALVFVCAAPPTLATVNELTGVPNFGAPLTYGMLSAYSCAVLVLLINWRGGTRARVRRLVLRAVAAYGVLVVAIVVLFSLADADTERLTDLDTYYATTPFMREMILLYLVGHSAAMLVMCAVCVKWGREVGGLLRTGLRLILLGALLDVVGFQLAKYTAIVARWTGHDLDFLSTTLAPPMASLAALLCSAGFVLPRLLPSARAQWRGLGDYRRLAPLWSLVRSVSTAPKPPTGWWQLPQARLQWREVSIHDALLALAPYFDHRLRERVRDTALREGRSAHQARLAAEAAMLADAARRAAAREEPPEPTGAYRLHATEVSGTGGLVELAQALVPPPAAPGGAVPPSLAEPEEPHVA
- a CDS encoding IclR family transcriptional regulator, producing MGRLVPAVTRALDILELFLDGDGTLSAPDIVRRLQLPRTTVHELVTTLAARKYIVPVAGQPGRYRLGVRPYQLGARYAEYLDLAAEGQQVARSVAETCDETVHVAILEDTDVIYIAKVDSTHAVRMVSAAGRRLPAHCTSVGKMLLASLPEPELTARIPDDAELVAMTPNSITDPAALRETLTEIRARGVAVESRESNPDVSCVAAPVRDRTGQVVAALSISVPMIRWSEERLGELEELAVKGAADLSERLGHRSMA
- a CDS encoding NAD(P)/FAD-dependent oxidoreductase: MSRRAVVVGAGLAGMLAAAVLSTAGVDEVIVLDRDELPDGPEHRKGLPQGRHAHLLMTGGLNAMEELLPGVGLRRRLLAAGAHEVSLSSGMLARTPEGWLRRWRREGPSMVTCSRALLDWVVRSAVRDMAPVRFRRAAVVGLTGSAERVRGVRIAAPGGDTDLAADLVVDASGRGTRVVSWLDGLGLSGVRERAVDSGLVNASRVYRVPEGAERFPLTIVQANPYVSRPARSAMVMPIEGGRWLVSCGGSRGGEPPADPEGFLRYTLALPDPIVGRLISGAEPLTDVHLSRSTSNVRRYLEKLPRWPEGFVVLGDALATFNPAYGHGMSVAAFGARVLGRELDRAGSLGAPGLARRVLRGAARSADGAWSMAVSQDVLYPGVRGGRPTPGDRVLTAYTRRMMKAATGSYAAAAAIWDVTSLRTPPTRMFHPGAVLAALAGSPLPPSTEPPLTPGERAVLRGLDRTGV